The following is a genomic window from Candidatus Vondammii sp. HM_W22.
AACACAGGCTAAACTCACGAGTTTCCCTAAAGGCAGTGTGCTCGTCTTCGACAAGGGGTATGCCGACTACACCTGGCATAACCAGTTGACTGAAAAAGGAATATTTTTTGTCACACGAATTCGGAGCAATGCAAAATACCGTGTACTGGAACGACGAACAGTGAATAAATCACAGGGAATCACCAGCGACCAAATTATAGTACACTTCTGATCGGTCTAGAAAAAACAACCTGATGGCGGTCAGACGAGTCGGTTTTTATGATGCCAAAACCAATAAGCATTATGTCTTCATTACCAACCACCTTGACTGGTCAGCAAAGATTATTGCCGATATTTACAAGCAACGCTGGCAGGTTGAGTTGTTCTTTAAATGGATTAAGCAGAATCTCAAGATCAAAGCCTTTATGGGTAACACGGATAATGCTGTCATGACGCAGGTTTGGGTGGTGCTATGTGTTTACCTGATACTGGCGTACTTAAAATTCCAGGCAAGAATCAGCCAAAGTCTTCAGCAGATGAGTCGACTGATCCATCTGGATTTATTTGCTAAGCGAGACTTGATACAGCTGTTTAGGCCCCGCCGGATCTGCAGATAGCCTCGCCTCAATTAGGGTTATTGTTTTCGCTGAAAATAAGTGGGACAGCAGTGACGTGGCAGCCCAGGAGAGGTAACGGCACAGGTTGAGTAGGAGGTAGGTGCCAAGCAGTGTTGTTCAACCTGTTGGCAGACCTCACCGGGCTCTGGATTTATTGCAATGTTTGAGGTGCTGGTGATCGATTGGTTGAAAGAGGCGTCCATCTCGGCAGTCTCCCGATTGATGAGGCTGAGTTGGAATGCCATTGATGGAA
Proteins encoded in this region:
- a CDS encoding transposase, producing MLVFDKGYADYTWHNQLTEKGIFFVTRIRSNAKYRVLERRTVNKSQGITSDQIIVHF
- a CDS encoding transposase, which encodes MAVRRVGFYDAKTNKHYVFITNHLDWSAKIIADIYKQRWQVELFFKWIKQNLKIKAFMGNTDNAVMTQVWVVLCVYLILAYLKFQARISQSLQQMSRLIHLDLFAKRDLIQLFRPRRICR